In the Ruminococcus albus 7 = DSM 20455 genome, one interval contains:
- a CDS encoding relaxase/mobilization nuclease domain-containing protein: MNKSIAYILNPEKTEGMVLATSINCTTDAQDAYLQMKMIYEFYTRRSYDEPINREGKTPVKAIHYIMSFADSENVTPEYAQKVAMAFVRNTFGDDAQAVIATHTNTSHTHCHIILNSYSISGRKYNDNQATLRYVREHANGVCRALGITPALHFEDKGHSMQYNEWEHKKNGTSWKQQIREEIDKLIPTVNSLDELLQALEGLGYEIKRGKYISIKAPGQLRFVRTKTLGEEYTEESLVTRIQYREVGEGTAPSHDSDAELRAAYASVIGDVRVLADQHRKVPRKQNSELPYSAGNDLDVYKLSAQMSVMNKENIHSLSDLEYKAKEQKTLSEKYKAEINQQIMEYNKMMSLLEQSQTYYTLAHKTELSATEQSKLSVCRLAMQNNGLLTMSDVDTLRERAAISGRKIAALKEKLEGCKQKYAVYQDILDTYDRLSKRDYVAELIEEERQRREQEARKKRKKR; the protein is encoded by the coding sequence GTGAACAAAAGCATAGCCTACATATTAAATCCCGAAAAAACCGAGGGCATGGTGTTAGCGACCTCCATAAATTGCACAACTGATGCGCAGGACGCATATTTGCAGATGAAGATGATTTATGAGTTCTACACTCGCCGCAGTTATGATGAACCTATCAATAGAGAGGGGAAAACTCCTGTCAAAGCTATCCACTACATCATGAGTTTTGCAGATTCGGAAAATGTCACGCCCGAGTACGCTCAGAAGGTAGCTATGGCTTTCGTGCGTAACACTTTTGGTGACGATGCTCAGGCGGTCATCGCAACTCATACAAATACTTCGCACACACATTGTCATATCATACTAAATTCTTACTCCATTTCCGGACGCAAGTATAACGACAACCAAGCAACTTTGCGGTATGTCCGTGAACACGCAAACGGTGTATGCCGGGCTTTAGGTATTACTCCTGCACTTCACTTTGAGGACAAGGGTCATTCTATGCAGTACAACGAATGGGAACATAAAAAGAACGGCACTTCGTGGAAACAGCAGATTCGTGAAGAGATCGACAAGCTGATACCCACAGTTAATTCGCTTGATGAACTGTTGCAGGCTCTTGAAGGGCTGGGCTATGAGATAAAGCGCGGGAAGTATATATCCATCAAAGCACCGGGACAGCTTCGCTTTGTAAGAACCAAAACGCTCGGAGAGGAGTACACCGAAGAAAGCCTTGTCACACGCATACAGTATCGTGAAGTGGGTGAGGGTACTGCACCTTCGCATGACAGCGACGCAGAATTGAGGGCAGCCTATGCCTCTGTAATCGGAGATGTTCGTGTGCTTGCAGACCAGCACAGAAAAGTTCCGAGAAAGCAAAACAGTGAATTGCCATACTCAGCTGGTAACGACCTTGATGTTTACAAGCTGTCAGCACAGATGTCCGTCATGAACAAGGAAAATATTCATTCGCTCAGTGATCTGGAGTACAAGGCTAAGGAGCAGAAAACTCTGTCTGAAAAATATAAGGCTGAGATAAATCAGCAAATCATGGAGTACAACAAAATGATGAGCCTGCTGGAGCAGTCGCAGACTTACTATACCCTTGCACATAAGACCGAGTTGTCTGCCACGGAGCAAAGCAAGTTGTCAGTTTGCAGGCTGGCTATGCAAAATAACGGTCTGCTAACAATGTCAGATGTTGATACCCTCCGAGAACGTGCCGCAATTTCAGGCAGAAAAATAGCAGCCCTCAAGGAAAAACTTGAAGGCTGCAAGCAGAAGTATGCTGTATACCAAGATATTTTGGACACTTACGACAGGCTGTCGAAGCGTGATTATGTTGCGGAACTTATTGAGGAAGAACGTCAGCGCAGGGAGCAGGAGGCGAGAAAAAAGAGAAAGAAACGCTGA
- a CDS encoding CHC2 zinc finger domain-containing protein encodes MSNIFQDIKDRIDLKDLVRYYGLNVDRGGFACCPFHNERNPSFKVYEDHYHCFGCGAHGDHTDFVEKLYGVSNIEAAKKISHDFGLGLCDGEIAIPAKRKKLRPPKDEGFELWVKESVPLLIEYKKLLQYWGKIYDPRSPIDKVDERYIESVHNRGYAEYFLDQLLYGTENEKRAMYETDRDYPLTVKIRLDSLDTVCRNACKSKAI; translated from the coding sequence ATGTCAAATATCTTTCAGGACATAAAGGATAGGATCGACCTGAAAGACCTTGTAAGGTATTACGGTTTAAATGTTGACCGGGGCGGATTTGCTTGCTGCCCCTTTCACAACGAACGCAACCCTTCCTTTAAAGTCTATGAAGATCATTATCACTGTTTCGGGTGCGGTGCGCACGGGGACCACACAGACTTTGTTGAGAAGCTCTACGGGGTATCGAACATTGAAGCTGCAAAAAAAATCAGTCACGACTTCGGGCTGGGGCTTTGCGACGGGGAAATAGCCATCCCCGCAAAACGCAAAAAGCTCCGACCCCCTAAAGATGAAGGATTTGAATTGTGGGTGAAAGAATCGGTACCTCTGCTGATTGAGTATAAAAAGCTGCTGCAATATTGGGGCAAAATCTACGACCCCCGCAGTCCGATAGATAAAGTTGATGAGCGGTATATTGAGAGCGTCCACAATCGCGGGTACGCAGAATATTTCCTCGATCAGCTGCTCTACGGTACCGAGAACGAAAAACGTGCGATGTACGAAACGGACAGGGACTACCCTTTGACAGTAAAAATCCGGCTGGACAGTTTGGACACCGTCTGCCGGAATGCGTGTAAATCTAAAGCAATATAA
- a CDS encoding plasmid mobilization protein — MARKYKQVHRKEIDFSLEEWAEVERRAAVCHTKTGTYIRHMAVHGEMNYYDMEKFIPLLNGMRIISNNINQIAKKANETNNIYAGDVEKLREEVSKLSHTLSQNPFTEQ, encoded by the coding sequence ATGGCAAGAAAATACAAACAGGTGCATCGCAAGGAGATAGACTTTTCACTTGAAGAATGGGCGGAGGTAGAACGCAGGGCTGCCGTCTGTCACACGAAAACAGGAACGTACATAAGACACATGGCTGTTCATGGAGAGATGAATTATTATGACATGGAAAAGTTTATCCCCCTCCTGAACGGCATGAGAATAATTTCCAACAATATCAACCAGATCGCTAAAAAGGCAAATGAAACGAACAACATCTACGCAGGGGACGTTGAAAAACTAAGAGAGGAAGTGTCCAAGCTATCCCATACGTTAAGTCAAAATCCATTCACGGAACAGTGA
- a CDS encoding HU family DNA-binding protein: MDTREFTKELASRKGISEQSAYRYINSVMDVLRQVLTEGEEVRVGSFGRFTVVTDLSGDKTVMFCSAKSLKQAVNAGEGMI, from the coding sequence ATGGATACACGAGAATTTACCAAAGAGCTTGCAAGCCGCAAGGGTATCTCGGAACAGTCGGCGTACCGCTACATAAATTCGGTGATGGACGTGCTTCGGCAGGTTCTGACCGAGGGTGAGGAAGTGAGGGTCGGCAGCTTCGGACGCTTTACGGTCGTTACCGATCTTTCGGGGGATAAGACCGTAATGTTCTGTTCGGCGAAATCGCTGAAGCAGGCGGTAAATGCGGGCGAGGGAATGATCTGA